A genomic region of Aspergillus oryzae RIB40 DNA, chromosome 1 contains the following coding sequences:
- a CDS encoding right-handed parallel beta-helix repeat-containing protein (predicted protein): MIASRALRHSSFIALVACLLQLSSAKDLYLDCNSASSDGDGSKSNPFSSIKEANAAVLSAGDTLSIKSDTTCSGTLSPQGSGTQEKPIILTSYGDGPLPIINGSGAAEAVSLTNQDYWEISNIAVINPAAKIAWRRGILATSSDGTVHRGLYIHDITVYNVAGETNKATQSSAFIASGGILVNGTEHNSRYDDVQIFNNTVYDCGGGGIKVRVGQMDNRGEGVHVFSNNISYVGGDGIVVSYGVSPLIESNLCGFLGHGKYPWTGGNFAGIWVLGCRDAVMRFNAVHDSLMSEVDSEAFDCDWGNEGTCTVEYNYSHDNAGGIFLNCDGCGTPGGARQIVRYNIFQNDCRMYSNGDNVELDFYNNVVYCPDKKFEIAVPPKTNMSNNIWVGTQDSTLPTGDLIEWHGNLFQTVPQPGDTAGIDGDALFIDPGTGKDTIDSVDGYKLRSGSPALLKGVVVSDNGGRDFWNNKVSFEQRPNIGSYNGKGL; encoded by the coding sequence ATGATTGCTTCTCGAGCTTTGCGACACAGTAGCTTCATCGCGCTCGTCGCATGCCTCTTGCAACTCTCCTCTGCCAAGGACTTGTATCTCGATTGCAACTCCGCCAGCAGCGATGGGGATGGCAGCAAATCAAACCCATTCAGCTCTATTAAAGAGGCCAATGCAGCTGTTTTAAGCGCAGGAGACACCTTGAGCATCAAATCAGACACAACATGCTCGGGGACCCTTTCACCCCAGGGTAGCGGTACACAAGAAAAGCCGATCATCCTCACCAGCTACGGCGATGGGCCCTTGCCCATCATCAATGGGTCCGGAGCAGCAGAGGCAGTGAGCCTTACCAACCAAGACTATTGGGAGATCTCCAACATAGCGGTGATTAACCCAGCTGCCAAGATCGCCTGGCGCCGCGGCATTCTTGCAACCTCTTCCGACGGGACCGTGCACCGGGGTCTATACATTCATGACATTACGGTTTACAATGTAGCCGGTGAGACCAACAAGGCCACGCAATCCAGTGCATTCATCGCCTCAGGCGGAATCCTGGTCAATGGCACCGAGCATAACAGCCGCTACGACGATGTCCAaatattcaacaacacagtTTATGACTGCGGTGGCGGTGGCATCAAAGTCCGCGTGGGCCAGATGGACAACCGCGGCGAAGGGGTCCACGTGTTCTCCAACAACATCTCCTACGTCGGCGGCGATGGAATCGTGGTATCGTACGGCGTCTCCCCCCTCATTGAAAGCAATCTCTGTGGATTCCTCGGACATGGAAAGTATCCCTGGACCGGGGGCAATTTCGCCGGAATCTGGGTGCTAGGCTGTCGCGATGCGGTCATGCGATTCAATGCTGTCCATGACTCGCTCATGTCGGAGGTAGACAGTGAGGCATTCGACTGTGATTGGGGTAATGAAGGGACATGTACTGTCGAGTATAACTACAGCCATGACAATGCGGGTGGTATATTCCTGAATTGTGATGGCTGTGGGACTCCTGGTGGAGCGAGGCAAATTGTTCGCTAcaatatcttccaaaatGATTGCCGTATGTATAGCAACGGAGATAATGTGGAGTTGGACTTTTACAATAATGTTGTCTATTGTCCGGATAAGAAGTTTGAGATTGCTGTCCCGCCGAAAACGAACATGTCCAACAATATCTGGGTTGGGACTCAGGATTCAACGTTACCGACTGGCGATTTAATTGAGTGGCACGGCAACCTTTTCCAGACTGTGCCACAGCCAGGTGATACAGCTGGcattgatggagatgcgTTATTCATCGATCCGGGTACCGGCAAGGATACCATTGACTCTGTAGATGGGTATAAGCTGCGATCGGGGAGCCCTGCTTTGCTCAAAGGGGTTGTCGTGTCCGATAATGGAGGGAGAGACTTTTGGAATAACAAAGTGTCATTCGAGCAGCGACCCAATATTGGATCTTACAACGGCAAGGGTCTTTGA
- a CDS encoding uncharacterized protein (predicted protein), with protein MKTNSARGIHSAGMASISPQSVECSARLGIARLDNQPETRIGGRIPETLLTISNIASMISWRDLLFVTSIAAIVQLGVGETITTTTALAPSKWVHPGAMISQSQLDFVKSKVNNGEQPWADAYDALMEDESVSNPQAPSPHVIVECGPYSDPDIGCKAERDDSLAAYANALAWAINGTKAYAEQAIRIMDAYSSTIQGHNNSNAPLQSGWVGSVWARTGEIIRYTDAGWSDDGITQFEDMLRNVYMPLTLNGTTGTANWELVMTEAAIMMAVFLEDADSYNTAMDWHLKRVPATVYMTSDGEYPAAARGHSSDPDAIISWWFNQTTFQENGQSQETCRDLEHTGYSFASMAHVAETSRIQGTDLYKEDLGTRLRYALEFHSQFENGVAAPAWLCGGELKLALRAVTEVGFNALSFRMGIDMPQTENLTVKQRPAENNGLFVAYETLTHAQNNA; from the exons ATGAAGACAAACTCCGCTCGGGGTATTCATTCCGCCGGTATGGCTTCGATTTCCCCACAATCGGTGGAATGCTCGGCGCGTCTCGGCATTGCACGCTTGGACAATCAACCCGAAACAAGGATCGGCGGTAGAAT CCCCGAGACATTGCTCACAATCAGTAACATCGCAAGCATGATATCTTGGAGAGATCTTCTATTCGTTACTAGTATCGCGGCTATAGTCCAGCTgggagttggagaaactATAACAACGACGACTGCCTTAGCGCCGTCAAAATGGGTCCATCCCGGAGCAATGATCAGCCAATCCCAATTGGACTTCGTCAAATCTAAAGTGAACAATGGCGAGCAACCCTGGGCGGATGCCTACGACGCACTTATGGAGGATGAATCTGTCAGCAATCCCCAGGCCCCATCGCCGCATGTCATCGTCGAGTGTGGTCCTTACTCGGACCCGGATATTGGTTGCAAAGCGGAACGCGATGATTCCCTAGCAGCGTATGCCAATGCTCTGGCGTGGGCGATAAATGGTACCAAGGCGTATGCTGAGCAGGCGATCCGGATTATGGACGCATATTCATCCACGATTCAAGGTCATAATAACTCCAATGCACCCTTACAATCAGGTTGGGTGGGCTCGGTGTGGGCACGAACGGGTGAGATCATTCGCTATACCGACGCCGGGTGGTCGGACGATGGTATCACCCAGTTCGAAGACATGCTACGTAATGTGTATATGCCTCTCACTCTTAATGGAACGACTGGGACTGCGAATTGGGAGCTTG TTATGACCGAAGCGGCTATTATGATGGCTGTATTCCTCGAGGATGCCGACTCCTATAACACCGCAATGGACTGGCACTTGAAACGAGTTCCTGCCACAGTATACATGACAAGTGATGGAGAGTACCCGGCCGCAGCTCGCGGACATAGTTCCGATCCGGACGCAATCATCTCTTGGTGGTTTAATCAAACCACATTCCAGGAAAACGGTCAATCACAAGAGACATGCCGAGATCTCGAGCACACTGGCTACTCTTTTGCGTCTATGGCTCATGTGGCAGAGACCAGTCGTATCCAAGGTACCGACCTCTACAAGGAGGACTTGGGAACTCGACTGCGCTATGCGTTAGAGTTTCATTCTCAATTTGAAAATGGGGTAGCAGCCCCAGCCTGGCTTTGCGGTGGGGAGCTAAAGTTGGCGTTGCGTGCGGTCACAGAAGTTGGGTTCAACGCGCTGTCGTTCAGAATGGGAATCGATATGCCCCAGACGGAGAACCTCACCGTGAAACAGCGGCCGGCTGAGAACAATGGTCTTTTTGTGGCGTATGAGACATTGACGCATGCACAAAATAATGCTTGA
- a CDS encoding glycoside hydrolase family 88 protein (predicted protein), translated as MAPHVLSTSPVMDDRLAHKGVTKPPPLKDAGDDEIQAQLASLFHENNLAKVIGVAETLLENNDPPTRFPETVPQTGAEKGVYRCRDAEFWTCGFFPGSLYCLLERVRKYPAASLPSLSDRSEDSQGKFTEDTRAVYNHDILISHLTDLCRKWSEPLHAMSFRKDTHDIGFIIQPALQRDWELFGNKRSLDSILNAAESLAARFDARVGAIRSWDRFSNANHNINSMDDDFLVIIDSLCNLDLLFYAGNYLHSERLLSIASTHATTLLSTHLRPESGLNGDKRYSTCHVVNFSPSNKGKVKQKLTAQGYSDNSTWARGQAWAIMGYAQTYSWTKKQEFLDAAKGLADYFIQRMESSPVIVEQQGRGRYVPLWDFDAPITHTGANGDQGPLRDVSAGMIAANGMLILYGHIAGMGELDAAKRYLNYALNITKDTVDFAYNRDEMRLRICQQDGVTKMESCEATSGHRFDAILEKSTANFNGNHADRAWDHGLVYADYYFLELGNRLLDMGLR; from the exons ATGGCACCTCACGTCCTCAGCACCTCCCCCGTCATGGATGATCGACTGGCACACAAGGGAGTCACCAAGCCGCCACCGCTGAAAGATGCAGGGGATGACGAGATCCAAGCCCAACTCGCCTCTCTCTTTCACGAAAATAACCTTGCAAAGGTCATTGGTGTAGCCGAAACACTGCTTGAGAACAAC GATCCTCCTACCAGATTTCCCGAAACTGTACCGCAAACGGGTGCCGAGAAAGGAGTGTACCGATGCCGAGACGCCGAATTTTGGACGTGCGGGTTTTTCCCCGGTAGCTTGTATTGCTTGCTTGAACGCGTGAGAAAGTATCCTGCAGCAAGCTTGCCTAGCCTCTCAGACCGGTCAGAGGATTCGCAAGGGAAGTTCACTGAAGATACGCGAGCTGTCTACAATCACGATATTCTTATTTCTCATCTTACCGATTTGTGTCGGAAATGGTCAGAGCCATTGCACGCCATGTCCTTTCGAAAGGACACCCATGATATTGGATTTATAATCCAGCCTGCCTTGCAAAGAGACTGGGAGCTCTTCGGGAACAAACGGAGTTTAGACTCTATCCTTAATGCAGCCGAGAGCCTCGCTGCTAGGTTTGACGCGCGAGTCGGGGCCATTCGGAGCTGGGATCGATTCTCCAATGCGAACCATAACATCAACAGCATGGATGATGACTTCCTGGTGATCATAGATAGTCTCTGTA ATCTCGACCTATTATTTTATGCCGGAAACTATCTCCACTCCGAACGGCTACTATCTATAGCGTCCACTCATGCCACTACCCTGCTATCAACCCATCTCCGACCCGAGTCTGGCTTGAATGGTGACAAGCGTTACTCCACATGCCATGTTGTGAACTTCTCTCCCTCAAACAAAGGGAAGGTCAAGCAGAAACTCACAGCACAAGGTTACTCCGACAACTCAACATGGGCTCGTGGTCAAGCGTGGGCGATCATGGGATACGCTCAGACATACTCTTGGACTAAGAAGCAGGAGTTCCTAGATGCTGCTAAAGGGCTTGCGGACTATTTCATTCAGCGCATGGAATCGTCTCCAGTGATCGTAGAACAGCAAGGCCGGGGCCGTTATGTTCCGCTATGGGATTTTGATGCGCCGATCACGCATACAGGTGCTAATGGGGACCAGGGCCCATTGCGGGATGTTTCCGCGGGGATGATTGCTGCGAATGGGATGTTGATTCTCTATGGACATATAGCAGGCATGGGGGAACTGGATGCAGCCAAGAGATACTTAAATTATGCGCTAAACATCACAAAGGATACGGTAGATTTCGCATACAATCGGGATGAAATGCGGCTGAGGATTTGCCAGCAGGATGGGGTTACGAAAATGGAATCATGCGAGGCCACCAGTGGCCATCGCTTTGATGCCATACTTGAGAAATCTACCGCGAATTTCAACGGCAATCATGCTGATCGTGCTTGGGATCATGGCTTGGTTTATGCGGATTACTACTTTCTGGAGCTGGGGAATCGGCTATTAGATATGGGGTTACGTTGA
- a CDS encoding fungal specific transcription factor domain-containing protein (predicted protein): MEEWRENNTPPNDAPDQRLNSPPDRDVQDSTTSASGPETSRKRPCPDPGSSVDYTSQVDLPPDNLINGILDAYFSVVHPFIPILHEPLLRSRLRDPAERLKLIPLLHAMIVCSLRYVANERLAAEWSTSHPGALQKSRDFVVLSSIDNLSVESAQSLIIIAFVHICDGNGSKAWPIVGALTRAVVYMGLHIEPDEGQQGDPCIEPIRCLPPARVWTEMEERRRVFWNVFLLDRFCSFTTGDDVKLRLPSDGTYWAKEEPVTTPFFNIWDTTLAKIGKSVSFLPGHLSSLADKEKYVDNTPSRSERVSPVLQASGTHTVDLSTIGSFAYCIEATESLNRIVKFFLQRPVSLQSKQEFGAWLTRFKELDLQLIHWKMFLPRRWKDSNISKEPAFVHMDPNLTLAHITHNTSMILLHQCIAYPRANLVDKLRQASISSAETCQLAASETANIVQKYLQYTPFVGLVNAQFVFCAFVSARVMLGKRQLCQCPSFSTSEVAGAVQVH, translated from the exons ATGGAGGAGTGGCGAGAGAATAACACGCCCCCAAATGATGCTCCAGACCAACGTCTTAACTCCCCTCCGGATCGAGATGTGCAAGATTCCACAACGTCGGCTTCAGGTCCTGAGACCTCGCGGAAAAGGCCATGTCCAGACCCCGGGAGCTCTGTGGATTACACAAGTCAAGTGGACCTGCCTCCAGATAACCTAATCAATGGTATTCTGGATGCATATTTTTCGGTCGTTCATCCGTTCATCCCAATCCTCCATGAGCCACTTTTGCGATCTCGCCTGCGTGATCCAGCTGAGAGGCTGAAGCTAATTCCCTTACTGCATGCGATGATAGTATGTTCCTTACGGTACGTTGCTAACGAGCGACTTGCTGCAGAGTGGAGCACATCCCACCCAGGCGCACTACAGAAATCTAGAGACTTTGTAGTTCTCTCAAGCATAGACAACCTTTCGGTAGAAAGTGCTCAGTCCCTCATTATTATTGCCTTTGTCCATATATGCGATGGTAACGGAAGCAAAGCGTGGCCGATTGTCGGAGCGCTGACCAGAGCTGTTGTATACATGGGACTGCACATTGAGCCAGATGAAGGCCAGCAAGGGGATCCTTGCATCGAGCCAATCCGATGTCTACCACCAGCCCGGGTATGGACAGAAATGGAGGAGAGGCGTCGAGTTTTCTggaatgtctttcttctaGACCG ATTTTGTTCGTTCACTACAGG TGATGATGTGAAGCTTCGTCTTCCCAGTGATGGCACCTACTGGGCCAAAGAGGAGCCAGTCACTACACCATTTTTTAACATATGGGATACAACGCTGGCAAAGATAGGGAAGTCGGTATCTTTCCTTCCAggccatctttcttcacttGCCGACAAGGAGAAATATGTGGATAATACCCCGTCAAGGTCCGAACGTGTGTCCCCTGTTTTACAAGCATCTGGAACCCACACAGTGGACCTCTCTACCATCGGCTCTTTTGCATATTGTATCGAAGCGACTGAATCACTCAATCGTATTGTGAAGTTTTTTCTCCAACGACCAGTCAGCCTCCAGAGCAAACAGGAGTTCGGTGCTTGGCTAACCCGCTTCAAGGAGTTAGATCTCCAGCTTATCCA TTGGAAAATGTTTCTCCCTCGACGGTGGAAAGACTCCAACATTTCTAAGGAGCCTGCGTTTGTGCATATGGATCCTAACCTGACTCTTGCACACATCACCCACAATACGTCAATGATCCTTTTACATCAGTGCATTGCCTATCCACGGGCTAACCTTGTGGATAAGCTGAGACAAGCAAGCATCTCTAGTGCTGAAACGTGTCAACTCGCCGCGTCAGAAACAGCCAATATTGTTCAAAAGTATCTACAATATACACCTTTTGTTGGCCTTGTAAATGCACAGTTCGTGTTCTGCGCTTTCGTCAGCGCCCGTGTCATGCTTG GGAAACGACAACTTTGCCAATGCCCTTCTTTCTCAACTTCAGAGGTTGCAGGAGCGGTGCAAGTACATTGA
- a CDS encoding glycoside hydrolase family 154 protein (uncharacterized protein conserved in bacteria), whose product MPPLRGFSDNPFSDKGDVIVATTALVQALEPYFSPGQARVRLPIYSGAHFDEVAADLEGFARPIWAIAAVFAESATTTDPTLQTYAERLVSGLANGVDPGHPEYWGAIDDWDQRMVEAEAISFALLLAPKTFYEPLSAHSRSHLVEWLSGLNGKVMPKNNWRWFRIFANLALHRVCGVPYEDVKHFIWEDFALLDTFQLDNGWAADGPWRKDATDGEEAYGRQADYYSGSFAIQFSQLLYTIFAADLDPGRVSRYIHQAREFAGQFWRYFDKDGAPIPFGRSLTYRFAMGAFYAAFALAGAYDSSSPYTSPGFVKGMLLRHLRWWATHSDNVFALDGTLTIGYLYPNMFMCEDYNSPQSPYWAMKSFVMLALASNDELWQADELPHPLAAIEETKSLESGVKLLSAPFQILCDHPDGQHHFMISGGQFCVWPLKATQAKYSKFAYSSAFGFSVPTGLLLTQIAPDSTLAISGDDGETWVTRWQTTTNPRIETFTINNQDVQCLRSGWKPWRSGSIEIDTLVIPPCDKWPDWHVRVHRIRNTRAGSSNIEKLRLVEGAFSIEVKQPRRTPTLTENWGATDGLDVAHGGRMECGTSCLVIGNGDASGIKNLFTSECSLEGKVLKPDPNTNLMTPRTLIPTLEHEILSLPGRDIVIANAVFAISKGKIQFSQQELMKRWYLAPRLPEEVFIF is encoded by the coding sequence ATGCCTCCTCTTCGTGGCTTTTCCGACAACCCTTTCAGCGACAAGGGTGATGTGATCGTCGCAACAACAGCTCTTGTCCAAGCTCTTGAACCATATTTCTCACCAGGACAAGCGCGGGTACGATTACCCATTTACTCGGGAGCACATTTCGATGAAGTAGCGGCCGACCTAGAAGGCTTTGCACGACCCATCTGGGCTATAGCTGCTGTGTTCGCAGAATCTGCCACTACGACGGACCCAACACTACAGACATACGCGGAGCGCTTGGTATCAGGACTTGCCAATGGGGTTGATCCAGGACATCCCGAATACTGGGGAGCAATAGACGACTGGGACCAACGCATGGTAGAGGCGGAGGCAATATCATTCGCACTCCTTTTAGCTCCAAAGACATTCTATGAGCCATTATCAGCTCACAGTCGCAGCCACTTGGTCGAATGGCTATCTGGGCTGAATGGAAAAGTAATGCCCAAAAACAACTGGCGCTGGTTTAGGATCTTTGCCAACCTTGCTCTGCATAGAGTTTGCGGTGTCCCTTACGAGGATGTGAAACACTTTATCTGGGAAGATTTTGCTCTTCTCGACACATTTCAATTGGACAATGGATGGGCTGCGGATGGCCCTTGGAGAAAGGATGCGACCGATGGAGAGGAAGCGTACGGTCGCCAGGCAGACTATTATTCCGGAAGCTTCGCGATTCAGTTTAGCCAACTGCTATACACTATCTTTGCTGCCGACTTGGATCCTGGGCGTGTATCTCGATATATCCACCAGGCGAGAGAGTTCGCAGGTCAGTTCTGGAGATATTTTGACAAGGATGGCGCCCCCATTCCCTTTGGTAGATCTTTAACATATCGGTTCGCCATGGGCGCGTTTTATGCAGCATTTGCCCTGGCTGGAGCCTACGATTCCTCAAGCCCTTACACATCTCCTGGATTTGTCAAGGGAATGCTCCTCCGTCATTTGAGGTGGTGGGCCACGCATTCCGACAATGTTTTTGCGTTAGACGGAACCCTCACCATCGGCTACCTGTACCCGAATATGTTTATGTGCGAGGATTACAACTCGCCACAGTCACCGTACTGGGCTATGAAGAGTTTTGTCATGCTAGCACTGGCTAGCAATGATGAATTGTGGCAGGCAGACGagcttcctcatcctttgGCAGCAATTGAAGAAACGAAGTCACTTGAGTCAGGGGTGAAGCTGCTCTCAGCACCTTTCCAGATACTGTGTGATCACCCAGATGGCCAGCATCATTTCATGATTTCCGGTGGTCAATTTTGTGTCTGGCCCCTCAAGGCGACGCAAGCCAAGTATAGCAAGTTCGCATATTCTTCTGCATTCGGTTTCAGTGTTCCAACTGGGCTATTGTTGACACAGATTGCTCCAGATAGCACCCTCGCTATCAGTGGAGACGATGGGGAGACCTGGGTCACTCGATGGCAGACAACCACCAATCCTAGGATTGAGACCTTCACGATCAACAATCAGGATGTGCAATGTCTACGCAGTGGATGGAAGCCGTGGCGGTCAGGCAGTATAGAAATCGACACACTCGTCATTCCTCCTTGCGACAAGTGGCCTGATTGGCATGTGCGAGTCCATCGTATTCGCAATACTCGGGCTGGATCTTCCAATATAGAAAAGCTTAGACTCGTTGAGGGCGCCTTCTCGATAGAAGTCAAACAGCCACGTCGCACGCCCACCTTGACGGAGAACTGGGGTGCAACAGATGGACTGGATGTCGCCCACGGCGGTCGCATGGAATGTGGCACAAGTTGTCTAGTTATAGGTAATGGTGATGCTAGCGGCATAAAGAACCTGTTCACCTCAGAGTGCTCACTAGAAGGGAAAGTGTTAAAGCCGGATCCAAACACCAACCTGATGACTCCGCGAACGTTGATCCCTACTCTAGAGCATGAGATCCTCAGTCTACCAGGGCGGGACATAGTCATTGCTAATGCTGTATTTGCTATTAGCAAGGGAAAGATACAGTTTAGCCAGCAGGAACTTATGAAGAGGTGGTACCTGGCTCCTCGATTGCCAGAAgaggtcttcatcttctaa
- a CDS encoding uncharacterized protein (predicted transporter (major facilitator superfamily)), whose translation MATSHLNDEEMIDQKLAIETTTSNTKQTPSRQALIEALQAEKPSPWSPNLRKLYIFCVIAFLCSTMNGYDGSIFGSLPALESFRDQFGVEKNGAKIGYISAMYTVGGICSLPFSGPACDFRGRRWGTFIGSLIVVACTFLSALSHGVPQFVAGRFFLGFGVNIVRSTSSIWCAEVCPPAYRGIIMAFYNCTYAVGSLIAAGVTRGSAGYPGNKSWQIPLWCQMICPAIVLLSVLFFPESPRWLYSHGQEEQALEFLAKYHGEGNPSHPLVQLQLQEYREFISLSGSDKRWWDFRDFYKTKAGRWRFINALITGIWGQCSGNAVVTYYLPAMLLTTGITDSNQVLNVNLGYTVVSTVASYLGASQIERMGRRPTIIWTAVACSICFACITIGSGIFDSTQATPAASAGIAFIFIFGFCYNFGMTPLQALYPVEALSYETRGKGVGLTFSIAHGFTLLNQFCFPIALKNIGWYTYIVFIVWDLFEATVSYFVSVETKGHTLEELSEIFESPNPVKASLEKSI comes from the exons ATGGCGACTTCGCAtctgaatgatgaagaaatgattGACCAGAAGCTCGCCATCGAGACGACCACAAGCAATACCAAACAGACTCCCAGTCGCCAGGCCCTGATTGAGGCTCTTCAAGCGGAAAAGCCGTCACCATGGTCTCCGAATCTAAGAAAATTATACATCTTCTGCGTGATCGCTTTTCTGTGCTCGACCATGAACG GTTATGATGGCTCTATTTTTGGCTCACTCCCTGCTCTGGAATCGTTCAGAGACCAGTTCGGGGTGGAGAAGAACGGTGCTAAAATCGGGTATATATCCGCCATGTATACGGTAGGTGGCATTTGCTCGCTGCCATTCAGTGGGCCAGCTTGCGATTTTCGTGGCAGACGATGGGGCACTTTTATCGGGTCCTTGATCGTTGTGGCCTGTACCTTCCTCTCCGCACTATCTCATGGAGTTCCTCAATTCGTGGCGGGTCGTTTCTTTCTAGGATTTGGAGTGAATATAGTACGATCAACCAGCTCTATCTGGTGTGCTGAGGTGTGTCCGCCAGCATATCGTGGAATCATCATGGCGTTTTATAACTGCACCTATGCTGTTGGATCGCTCATTGCTGCAGGGGTAACCAGAGGGTCAGCTGGATATCCAGGGAATAAATCTTGGCAAATCCCATTATGGTGCCAGATGATTTGCCCTGCAATAGTGTTGTTATCTGTGTTATTCTTCCCTGAATCTCCGCGGTGGCTTTATTCCCATGGACAGGAGGAGCAAGCGCTGGAATTCCTGGCGAAATACCACGGGGAAGGAAATCCGTCCCACCCACTTGTGCAACTACAGTTGCAAGAATATAGAGAGTTCATATCTCTTTCCGGCTCTGACAAACGTTGGTGGGATTTCCGCGACTTTtacaaaaccaaagcagGCAGATGGCGTTTTATCAACGCTTTAATAACCGGTATCTGGGGTCAATGCTCGGGAAATGCCGTTGTCACGTACTATCTCCCTGCGATGCTTCTCACCACCGGCATTACCGACTCTAATCAAGTCTTGAATGTGAACCTCGGCTACACTGTGGTTTCCACAGTCGCATCTTACCTCGGGGCGAGTCAAATTGAGAGGATGGGCCGACGGCCAACCATTATCTGGACAGCCGTGGCATGCTCGATTTGCTTCGCCTGTATCACCATCGGCTCTGGTATATTCGACAGTACCCAGGCTACCCCTGCCGCCTCTGCCGGAATTGCattcatttttatttttggtttCTGTTACAACTTCGGGATGACACCTCTGCAAGCACTATATCCAGTGGAGGCGCTCTCATATGAAACCCGCGGCAAGGGTGTCGGCCTCACTTTCTCCATTGCGCACGGTTTCACTTTACTCAACCAATTTTGTTTTCCTATCGCGCTCAAGAATATTGGTTGGTATACATACATTGTTTTTATTGTGTGGGATCTGTTTGAAGCGACTGTCAGCTACTTCGTCTCCGTGGAGACCAAAGGGCACACTTTAGAGGAGTTGTCGGAAATATTCGAGAGCCCAAATCCTGTTAAAGCTTCTCTCGAGAAGTCTATATAG
- a CDS encoding uncharacterized protein (predicted protein) produces the protein MINGTPGIDIRYPTFRPDEHIDMYTHFATVVLPGMVRQNCATEYNDQTYMLHLALEFPPLMAIMIGIAAVYREDETLALESYLFSLHGLRSRMAHAVDAANEDAILASTILLCVME, from the exons ATGATAAATGGCACTCCGGGTATCGACATCCGTTACCCGACGTTCCGACCAGATGAGCATATTGACATGTATACTCATTTTGCCACTGTGGTGCTGCCAGGTATGGTTCGGCAGAACTGTGCTACAGAGTACAACGATCAAACATATATGCTTCACCTGGCACTGGAGTTTCCTCCGTTGATGGCAATCATGATTGGAATTGCCGCTGTATATCGAGAAGACGAAACGTTGGCCTTAGAAAGTTACCTCTTCTCGCTGCATGGCCTACGAAGTCGCATGGCCCATGCCGTCGATGCTGCTAATGAAGATGCCATCTTGGCTTCGACAATCCTTCTTTGTGTTATGGAG TGA
- a CDS encoding uncharacterized protein (predicted protein): protein MLFEPSLDTLQRVNPTMDLARYFSELPPPTLQPILDASYPFFLLIADVTRLARSIRPLNNTEIQTYSHLLTNLLYYDRHLNDGSLTMNLYLLTMRILLLKVDPVLSTAEATEQISHLSPAGFSILDSLNVNQYLLGFSLWPVAVLGSIATTANEQYIAESKISSLAHRQHGQAMRLRNRLKAIWATPKVERTTSLVHRLHMLVKGI, encoded by the coding sequence ATGCTATTTGAGCCATCACTCGATACATTGCAGCGTGTGAACCCTACCATGGACCTTGCACGATATTTCAGCGAGCTTCCCCCTCCAACGTTACAACCTATCCTAGACGCATCCTATCCGTTTTTCCTTCTTATTGCGGACGTTACACGACTGGCTCGTAGTATACGTCCTTTGAACAATACCGAGATTCAGACCTATTCTCACCTGTTAACCAATCTCTTGTACTACGACCGGCACTTGAATGACGGCAGCCTCACCATGAATCTGTACCTGCTAACCATGCGAATATTGCTACTCAAGGTTGATCCAGTATTATCCACTGCCGAGGCTACAGAGCAGATTTCTCACTTATCCCCGGCCGGCTTCTCTATTTTGGACTCCTTGAACGTCAACCAGTATCTCCTCGGCTTTTCGCTGTGGCCCGTAGCAGTACTGGGATCCATTGCAACCACAGCCAACGAACAATACATTGCCGAGAGCAAGATCTCCTCACTAGCTCACAGACAGCACGGACAAGCTATGCGACTACGCAACCGGCTCAAGGCAATCTGGGCCACGCCGAAGGTTGAGAGGACTACGTCGTTGGTACACCGACTACACATGCTAGTGAAAGGAATTTGA